A stretch of Tripterygium wilfordii isolate XIE 37 chromosome 11, ASM1340144v1, whole genome shotgun sequence DNA encodes these proteins:
- the LOC120008915 gene encoding uncharacterized protein LOC120008915 isoform X2: MQRLEEEAKNREMANVERLLQPIKSTWREKGVSIVSDGWSDSQRRPLINFMAVSESGPMFLKAVDCSGETKDKFFIFNLMKEVIEEVGPQNVVQVITDNAKNCAGAGLLVEGLYPNIVWTPCVVHTLNLALQNICAAKNLENNQVVYDECSWITIVSGDVTIIKNFIMNHSMRLAIFNEFVPLKLLSIATTRFASVLVMLKRFMLIKRSLMSMVISEQWNSYREDDAGKAKFVKEKVLDDVWWDSIDYILKFTAPIYDMLRACDMDKPCLHLVYDMWDSMIEKVRLAIYRKEGKRVEESSKFYDVVHGILVSRWNKNNTPLHCLAHSLNPRYYSEKWLNEDPTRVPPHKDVEVARERMKCFKKYFSNSEERMMVTMEFVNFSSMSGDFADSDSIHHRNDMDPKSWWVTFGASAPLLQNLALKILVQPSSSSCAERNWSTYSFVHSVRRNQMAPKRAEDLVFIHSNLRLLSRRQPDYSKGESKMWDIAGDKFGTFEDVGELEVAQLSLDEPDLECVVFADDGDEGILGESHETKEV; this comes from the exons ATGCAAAGATTGGAGGAGGAAGCTAAGAATAGAGAAATG GCAAATGTGGAGCGATTGTTGCAGCCAATCAAAAGCACATGGCGAGAGAAAGGAGTAAGCATTGTGAGTGATGGATGGAGTGACTCACAAAGAAGGCCTTTGATCAATTTTATGGCGGTGTCTGAAAGTGGGCCTATGTTTCTGAAGGCAGTTGATTGTTCTGGTGAGACCAAAGACAAATTCTTTATCTTTAACTTGATGAAAGAAGTGATTGAAGAAGTTGGTCCTCAGAATGTGGTTCAAGTGATTACAGATAATGCAAAGAATTGTGCAGGTGCAGGACTTCTTGTTGAAGGATTGTATCCTAACATTGTTTGGACACCATGTGTGGTTCACACACTCAATCTTGCTTTGCAGAATATTTGTGCGGCGAAGAATTTGGAAAACAATCAAGTAGTATATGATGAGTGTTCTTGGATTACAATTGTTTCAGGTGATGTTACTATCATCAAGAATTTTATCATGAACCATTCCATGAGGTTAGCCATTTTCAATGAGTTTGTGCCTTTGAAGTTGCTATCGATTGCTACTACTCGATTTGCTTCTGTACTTGTGATGTTGAAGCGATTCATGCTTATAAAGAGAAGTCTAATGAGTATGGTGATTAGTGAGCAGTGGAATTCTTATCGGGAGGATGATGCGGGGAAGGCTAAATTTGTGAAGGAGAAGGTGCTAGATGATGTTTGGTGGGACTCCATTGATTATATACTCAAATTCACAGCTCCTATATATGATATGCTTAGGGCTTGTGATATGGACAAGCCTTGTCTTCACTTAGTCTATGACATGTGGGATTCTATGATTGAAAAAGTGAGACTTGCAATATATAGGAAAGAAGGAAAGCGAGTTGAGGAGTCTTCAAAGTTTTACGATGTGGTGCATGGAATTCTAGTTAGTCGTTGGAACAAGAACAATACTCCCCTCCATTGCTTAGCTCATTCACTCAATCCAAG GTATTATAGTGAGAAATGGCTTAATGAAGATCCTACTCGGGTTCCTCCACACAAAGATGTTGAAGTTGCTAGGGAGAGAATGAAATGCTTTAAGAAGTACTTCTCTAACTCCGAAGAGAGGATGATGGTAACAATGGAGTTTGTAAACTTTTCTAGCATGTCGGGAGATTTTGCAGATTCTGATTCTATTCACCATCGTAATGATATGGATCCTAAGAGTTGGTGGGTTACATTTGGTGCAAGTGCACCTTTGTTGCAAAATCTAGCTTTGAAGATACTTGTGCAACCTTCGTCTTCATCATGTGCTGAGAGGAATTGGAGCACTTACTCGTTTGTGCATTCAGTGAGGAGAAATCAGATGGCACCAAAACGTGCTGAAGACTTGGTTTTCATTCATAGCAACCTTCGTCTCTTATCCAGAAGACAACCAGATTATAGTAAAGGAGAGAGCAAGATGTGGGACATTGCAGGTGACAAGTTTGGCACATTTGAGGATGTTGGGGAACTAGaggttgcacaactctctcttgATGAGCCAGACTTAGAGTGTGTAGTCTTtgctgatgatggtgatgagggTATATTGGGTGAAAGTCATGAAACAAAGGAAGTTTga
- the LOC120008915 gene encoding uncharacterized protein LOC120008915 isoform X1 — protein sequence MQRLEEEAKNREMASAPKKVPLPPSSMFSGGMYATGFESKKRKEVGSSNPPSPLEKSFNLQARNQLHALIARFFYASGLPFHLARSPYYVSMFLFACSHNLAGYLPPGYNLLRTTLLQQEKANVERLLQPIKSTWREKGVSIVSDGWSDSQRRPLINFMAVSESGPMFLKAVDCSGETKDKFFIFNLMKEVIEEVGPQNVVQVITDNAKNCAGAGLLVEGLYPNIVWTPCVVHTLNLALQNICAAKNLENNQVVYDECSWITIVSGDVTIIKNFIMNHSMRLAIFNEFVPLKLLSIATTRFASVLVMLKRFMLIKRSLMSMVISEQWNSYREDDAGKAKFVKEKVLDDVWWDSIDYILKFTAPIYDMLRACDMDKPCLHLVYDMWDSMIEKVRLAIYRKEGKRVEESSKFYDVVHGILVSRWNKNNTPLHCLAHSLNPRYYSEKWLNEDPTRVPPHKDVEVARERMKCFKKYFSNSEERMMVTMEFVNFSSMSGDFADSDSIHHRNDMDPKSWWVTFGASAPLLQNLALKILVQPSSSSCAERNWSTYSFVHSVRRNQMAPKRAEDLVFIHSNLRLLSRRQPDYSKGESKMWDIAGDKFGTFEDVGELEVAQLSLDEPDLECVVFADDGDEGILGESHETKEV from the exons ATGCAAAGATTGGAGGAGGAAGCTAAGAATAGAGAAATGGCAAGTGCGCCAAAGAAAGTACCACTACCACCTTCTTCTATGTTTTCGGGTGGAATGTATGCAACTGgttttgaatcaaagaaaagaaaggaggtTGGAAGTTCTAATCCGCCTTCTCCTCTTGAGAAGTCTTTTAATTTGCAAGCTCGAAATCAATTACATGCTCTGATTGCAAGATTTTTCTATGCATCAGGCTTGCCATTTCACTTGGCAAGGAGTCCATACTATGTGAGTATGTTTTTATTTGCATGTAGCCATAATTTGGCAGGTTATTTGCCTCCAGGGTATAACTTGTTGAGAACAACTTTGCTCCAACAAGAAAAGGCAAATGTGGAGCGATTGTTGCAGCCAATCAAAAGCACATGGCGAGAGAAAGGAGTAAGCATTGTGAGTGATGGATGGAGTGACTCACAAAGAAGGCCTTTGATCAATTTTATGGCGGTGTCTGAAAGTGGGCCTATGTTTCTGAAGGCAGTTGATTGTTCTGGTGAGACCAAAGACAAATTCTTTATCTTTAACTTGATGAAAGAAGTGATTGAAGAAGTTGGTCCTCAGAATGTGGTTCAAGTGATTACAGATAATGCAAAGAATTGTGCAGGTGCAGGACTTCTTGTTGAAGGATTGTATCCTAACATTGTTTGGACACCATGTGTGGTTCACACACTCAATCTTGCTTTGCAGAATATTTGTGCGGCGAAGAATTTGGAAAACAATCAAGTAGTATATGATGAGTGTTCTTGGATTACAATTGTTTCAGGTGATGTTACTATCATCAAGAATTTTATCATGAACCATTCCATGAGGTTAGCCATTTTCAATGAGTTTGTGCCTTTGAAGTTGCTATCGATTGCTACTACTCGATTTGCTTCTGTACTTGTGATGTTGAAGCGATTCATGCTTATAAAGAGAAGTCTAATGAGTATGGTGATTAGTGAGCAGTGGAATTCTTATCGGGAGGATGATGCGGGGAAGGCTAAATTTGTGAAGGAGAAGGTGCTAGATGATGTTTGGTGGGACTCCATTGATTATATACTCAAATTCACAGCTCCTATATATGATATGCTTAGGGCTTGTGATATGGACAAGCCTTGTCTTCACTTAGTCTATGACATGTGGGATTCTATGATTGAAAAAGTGAGACTTGCAATATATAGGAAAGAAGGAAAGCGAGTTGAGGAGTCTTCAAAGTTTTACGATGTGGTGCATGGAATTCTAGTTAGTCGTTGGAACAAGAACAATACTCCCCTCCATTGCTTAGCTCATTCACTCAATCCAAG GTATTATAGTGAGAAATGGCTTAATGAAGATCCTACTCGGGTTCCTCCACACAAAGATGTTGAAGTTGCTAGGGAGAGAATGAAATGCTTTAAGAAGTACTTCTCTAACTCCGAAGAGAGGATGATGGTAACAATGGAGTTTGTAAACTTTTCTAGCATGTCGGGAGATTTTGCAGATTCTGATTCTATTCACCATCGTAATGATATGGATCCTAAGAGTTGGTGGGTTACATTTGGTGCAAGTGCACCTTTGTTGCAAAATCTAGCTTTGAAGATACTTGTGCAACCTTCGTCTTCATCATGTGCTGAGAGGAATTGGAGCACTTACTCGTTTGTGCATTCAGTGAGGAGAAATCAGATGGCACCAAAACGTGCTGAAGACTTGGTTTTCATTCATAGCAACCTTCGTCTCTTATCCAGAAGACAACCAGATTATAGTAAAGGAGAGAGCAAGATGTGGGACATTGCAGGTGACAAGTTTGGCACATTTGAGGATGTTGGGGAACTAGaggttgcacaactctctcttgATGAGCCAGACTTAGAGTGTGTAGTCTTtgctgatgatggtgatgagggTATATTGGGTGAAAGTCATGAAACAAAGGAAGTTTga